The bacterium genome segment CACTCGGTTTGTCGGAACGTATGGCACGCGTGTCTTTGACCCAATGGGTTAGTGAAGGTTGGATAGTAGTCTCCAACCCGTCTCGCCGCTCCCGCAGATATGCACTCCGCGAAGATCTTCGAAGCTACATTGATTCCTTATGATCTATGAGATACCAAATGAGGCTTTACCCACAATCTTTCCCACCCCTCGCTATATTTTTAGATGTAAATAACACATTAGGAAAGCGCTTCTCTGTGTTTGTTGGCTTGACTTTCGGGCGGGATTCCAGTATATTGATAGTGCGTAAAACCTCTTTGCAGAGGACTTGCGCACCCCATTTTCGGCTGGGTTCCGAAAGTACCATTAGAGCGATAATGCGATTACCCTTATTTGAGTACAAAGTAGGATGTATTGTCATCGTTCTATAATAATCTTATTTGATTGGAATTGTTTCAATCGCGGAGGAAAGGTCTTTGAACGGATTCAAAGTTCGCGGTGGAGCATCACTTCACGGTGTTGCGCGAGTTGGCGGCAGCAAGAATGCGGCGTTAGCGCTGTTAGCGGGCGCGTTATGTGTCGAGGGCGAAGTTGTACTCCATAACTTCCCTGCGGTCAGTGACGTGTTGCTGATGGTTGATTTGTTACGTCTGATGGGCGTTAAAGCTGAACGTAATGGCGATACACTCTGGATGGATGTACGTGGCCTTAATTGCAGCGAACCTCCCGAGAATTATGTGCGTAAAATGCGCGCCTCTTTTTATCTGATGGGCCCACTTCTTGCCCGGCTTGGGCGAGCTAAGATGCCGGTCCCTGGTGGTTGTCAGATAGGAACCCGGCCAGTCGATTACCATATAAAAGGCTTGCATCAGTTAGGCGCGGAAATAACTCAGACCCAAGGCGCTTATGAAGCTGTTGCCAGTCAACTTGTCGGCGCGGAGATTTATTTTGATTTCCCAAGCGCGGGCGCAACTCAGCATTTAATGACAGCCGCTGTTTTGGCTGAAGGCAATACACTTATCCAACATGCTGCGATGGAACCGGAAGTCCTTGATTTAGCCTATTTCCTCAATCGAATGGGCGCAAGAATAGAGGGAGCGGGAACGAATACGATTACAATTCAGGGCGTTCGCAAATTGCAAGGCGGCGAATATTCGTTGATCAGCGACCGTGTCCAAGCAGGAAGTTATCTCTTGGCTGGCGCAATCACTCATGGGGATGTGACAGTCGAAGGGGTTCATCCTGAGCATCTTCAGCCGCTCAATCTCAAAATGCGCGAATGTGGCGTGAATGTGACCGAAGGGAATGATTGGGTACGGGTTCAAAATCCCAATCGCCATAACGCGACCGACATTACAACGATGCCTTTCCCCGGTTTTCCAACTGATCTGCAGCAGCCGATGTGTGCTTTTCTGACGTTGGCAAACGGCGCCTCGGTAGTTCGAGAACAGGTTTATGATGGCCGCAATAAGCATGTGGGTGAACTCCAGCGCATGGGCGCTGACATAAAGGCCACTGATGGACGTACATTTATTATTAATGGTGTTGACCGCCTTACCGCAGCTAGAGTGGAAGCTCATGACTTGCGGGGTGGAGCAGCCATGATAATAGCAGCTTTGGCTGCTGAAGGCGAGAGCCTGGTTAGCGGCGCGGAATATGTTGACCGTGGCTACCAAGGATTTGAAGAAGCTCTCAATAATTTGGGTGGCTCAATCGAGCGGGTCGCACTGGAAGCGGAGGATTCTGCTGTTGTTTCGAGTACTCCCTGAACTAGGGATAGATTTAGGCACTGCGAATATAATTGTTTATCAACGCGGCAAGGGCATCGTGTTACGAGAGCCAACCGTTGTGGCAATTACTGTCGGCTCTACAGGTCCAAAAAGAATTTTGGCTGTTGGCGAAGAAGCGCGATTAATGCTTGGTCGAACACCAGGTAACATAACCGCCATCCGGCCGTTGAGCGACGGCGTAATCGCCGATTACAGCACAACGCTCAAAATGCTGGAATACATCTTTAACAAATGTTGCGGAAAGCGGCGATGGCTCAAACCCAAGGTGCTTGTGTGCGTTCCGTCCGGCGTAACAAACGTTGAAAAACGAGCCGTTATTCAGGCAGCAACGGAAGCCGGAGCACGCGAAGCATCAACGATAGAAGAGCCGATGGCGGCCGCAATTGGCGCAGGATTGCCCATCAGCACCCCCGGGGGTAATATGGTCGTTGATTTGGGTGGCGGCACAACTGATATCGCTGTCATTTCATTAGGCGGCATCGTTCTTAGCAAGAGCCTGCGTGTTGGCGGTAATAAGTTCGATGCGGCCATTATCCGTCACGTCCGCGCCGCTTATAACTTGATGATTGGTGAAAGAACTGCAGAAGAAATTAAAATGAAAATCGGTTCTGCGTTCCCAATGGAAACTGAAATGCGGATGAACGTACGCGGACGTGATTTGGTTGCAGGCCTACCAAAAACCATCGAGGTGACCTCTGAAGAGGTGCGCGACGCTTTGTCCGAACCGGTAAACGCAATTGTGGAAAAAGTATGCTCGATTTTGGAGGAAACTCCACCGGAACTCGCTTCGGATGTAATCGAGCGCGGCATCTGGCTCACAGGCGGAGGGGCTTTGCTGCGCGGTCTTGATAAATTAATAAGCACCTCAACTGAAATTCCAGTTAGAGTCGCCGATGATCCCTTAAGCTGTGTCGCAATCGGCACAGGGCGGGCTTTGGAAGAAATGCGCACCATTCGTGAAGCGGGTGGGCCAACTCAGTTTTAGGCGTCTACTAGTCAACTCCACGTTATTAGATAAAACAGGAGATGCCACAGGCGCCTCCTGTTTTTCTGTCAGTAGGTTAAAATGAAACTTTTTTATAGCCTTGCAATAGGGGTCGGAATAGTTTCAATATGTTTTGGGGCGGTTAGTACAGCCAAGACGTCCCCCAAAACTCAGGTGCGTCCGAAAACAACACCTGCCTATAAAGATGTTAAGAAGAACCATTGGGCTTATTCATCCGTGCGGAATTTGAAAAAGCGTAAGATAATGGCAGGGCGCACAGTGGGCCGATTTGAAGGCGATAAGCCCATCACACGATACGAGTTTGCAGTGGCGCTCGACCGATTTATCACTCAAGTTGAGGATGGCTTAAAAAAAGCGGGAAATAAATTGAAAGAGACGAAGGTTATTGAAGAACCGAAGCTGTTAACGTCAAAAGACCATTGGGCTTATAGCTCGATGAAGCGTCTTGCTGTTTATGGCTATCTGCCTGTAAGTTCAAAGGTGCTTCATGGCCCTGGTGATACGTTGAACGCGAAAGAAATTGGGCAATCACTTGCTCAGGTCGTGATAAGAATAAACGACTTAACAATTAAGGAACCTTATGAACGTAGTCAGACAACGCCGGACGGTTCGGAAGGTTCGCTGTCAAAGTCAGAATGACAGCATCCTATCTGAAGCCCCGGCGTAACCCGACCGGGGTTTTTTTGTTAGTGTAATGAAGATACTAAAGCGATGGCGAAGAAGTAAGCTGATGTTGGCATTGGCGGTTATTGGCCCAGGCATTATCGTGGGCAACGCCGATAACGACCCCAGCGGCATATATGGGTACTCGGTAGCCGGAGCTTCCTATGGGTATGGGATGCTTTGGATGCTTGCGCTCATCATCATTAGCCTGTACGTCATCCAAGAAATGTGCGCGCGAATGGCGATAGCTACCGGCAAGGGGTTAGCCGACTTAATTCGCGAAGAATTTGGAATTAAAATCGCTCTGCTTGCGATGGTTACCCTTTTTATCGCTAACTTTAGCACAACCATTTCCGAGTTTGCCGGTATAAGCGCTGCTGTAGGATTGCTATTTAAGCCAGGGATCCATCGTTTCCTTATGCCCCTGCTCACTTTCGTTATTTGGATAATTGTCATGCGCGGCTCATATCGAGGGGTTGAGCGGATTCTGCTTGCCGCTTCGTTTATTTATCTCAGTTATGTTGTCACTGCTGTGATGGCTCACCCAAATTGGCAAGAGGTTAGCCGCAGCTTTGTCACACCGCATGTAAAAATGTCCAGCGACTATATGCGTGTGGCAATCAGCCTTATCGGTACAACGATCACTCCCTGGGGCTTATTCTTTATTCAGTCATCTATCCGTGATAAAGGCATCAGCGCGCGCCATTATCGCTATGTCCGAATGGACATTATCGCCGGTTCGATATTTGTCGGTTTTATAGCTGCGTGTATCCTTATCGCCTGTGCAGCGACGCTTCATCCCAAGGGAATCTATCTTGGAATGAATGCCAACGCTGCTGATGCTGCTAAAGCGCTTGCCCCGTTCGTTGGCAGATGGGCTTCGACCCTTTTCGCCATAGGTGTTCTAAACGCAGGCATGTTCGGAGCGATTGTCGTACCACTCTCAACCGCCTATGCAATTACCGAGTCGTTAGGGTGGGAATCGGGCTTAGGCAGACGCATCCGCGAAGCGCCGCTCTTTGCCGGTGTTTATGGGGTTTTAATCTTCCTTTCAGCTTTGGTCGTCATCGTGAGCAATCCCGATAACTTAGGTTTCTTAATTCAACTTCCCAACATCGTCGGTTGTATATTGCTTCCGATAATTCTTGTCCTAGCGCTCAAGCTAGTCAACAATAAAGAAATAATGGGCAACTACGTCAACACCCGCTGGGCCAATGTAATCACCTGGTCAACTGCTATCGTCATTATCACTTTAAGCATCGCCTTAGCTGTTCTTACCTTCATTTAAGTTATCTTTGAGAAAATTTATAAAATACCTATTGACAATATATGTATATTCCTATATACTAATATAACACAGGTGAAAAAGATGGCAGACAAAAATCAAAAAACACTGATTGATATGGAAACGTTGGAGCGGGTTGCGCCTGTTATCAGGAATGCGGCGCATCCGTTGAGGCTACGTATCATCGACTTCCTACGCCTTCAGGATCATCCCTGCAACGTTACAGAGATTGTCGAGGCGACTGGGGTAGGGCAGGCGGTTGTAAGCCAACAGCTGCGGATTCTGAAGGATCAGGGTCTGCTTTCATCAAAGCGAATGGGTAATCATGTCCTCTATGAGATTGCCAACAAAAGTGTATTACTACTACTCGAATGCATTAGGAAGCATCCGGACTATTGTTAAGTCTGTTTTTTTGAGTGACATATATAATCATAGCTATATCTGCATATTAGTTGTCTGAGCTTAGGAGGTTATGTAATGAAGAGATTAAGCTGGGGGAAAGTGAGCGTGATTGGCGCTCTTGTGTTAGTAGTAATAATTATTGCCGCAGGAAGGATGAGAGATCGTTCGAGCGAGTCTGCTGCTTCAGAAGCGCCATTAAGTGAAGCCATCAGCGTGCGTGCGATTGATGTAAATACATCTTCCATTCCTAAATGGCTTGAAGCGACAGGAACCATTCACGCCGAGTTGGAATCGGACCTAGCCGCAAAGGTGATGGGCAGAGTCATTTCGGTTTCGGCGCAAGAAGGGGATCATGTGAAACGAGGGCAGAGTC includes the following:
- a CDS encoding Nramp family divalent metal transporter; amino-acid sequence: MKILKRWRRSKLMLALAVIGPGIIVGNADNDPSGIYGYSVAGASYGYGMLWMLALIIISLYVIQEMCARMAIATGKGLADLIREEFGIKIALLAMVTLFIANFSTTISEFAGISAAVGLLFKPGIHRFLMPLLTFVIWIIVMRGSYRGVERILLAASFIYLSYVVTAVMAHPNWQEVSRSFVTPHVKMSSDYMRVAISLIGTTITPWGLFFIQSSIRDKGISARHYRYVRMDIIAGSIFVGFIAACILIACAATLHPKGIYLGMNANAADAAKALAPFVGRWASTLFAIGVLNAGMFGAIVVPLSTAYAITESLGWESGLGRRIREAPLFAGVYGVLIFLSALVVIVSNPDNLGFLIQLPNIVGCILLPIILVLALKLVNNKEIMGNYVNTRWANVITWSTAIVIITLSIALAVLTFI
- a CDS encoding rod shape-determining protein, whose product is MFRVLPELGIDLGTANIIVYQRGKGIVLREPTVVAITVGSTGPKRILAVGEEARLMLGRTPGNITAIRPLSDGVIADYSTTLKMLEYIFNKCCGKRRWLKPKVLVCVPSGVTNVEKRAVIQAATEAGAREASTIEEPMAAAIGAGLPISTPGGNMVVDLGGGTTDIAVISLGGIVLSKSLRVGGNKFDAAIIRHVRAAYNLMIGERTAEEIKMKIGSAFPMETEMRMNVRGRDLVAGLPKTIEVTSEEVRDALSEPVNAIVEKVCSILEETPPELASDVIERGIWLTGGGALLRGLDKLISTSTEIPVRVADDPLSCVAIGTGRALEEMRTIREAGGPTQF
- a CDS encoding S-layer homology domain-containing protein; translated protein: MKLFYSLAIGVGIVSICFGAVSTAKTSPKTQVRPKTTPAYKDVKKNHWAYSSVRNLKKRKIMAGRTVGRFEGDKPITRYEFAVALDRFITQVEDGLKKAGNKLKETKVIEEPKLLTSKDHWAYSSMKRLAVYGYLPVSSKVLHGPGDTLNAKEIGQSLAQVVIRINDLTIKEPYERSQTTPDGSEGSLSKSE
- the murA gene encoding UDP-N-acetylglucosamine 1-carboxyvinyltransferase, with protein sequence MNGFKVRGGASLHGVARVGGSKNAALALLAGALCVEGEVVLHNFPAVSDVLLMVDLLRLMGVKAERNGDTLWMDVRGLNCSEPPENYVRKMRASFYLMGPLLARLGRAKMPVPGGCQIGTRPVDYHIKGLHQLGAEITQTQGAYEAVASQLVGAEIYFDFPSAGATQHLMTAAVLAEGNTLIQHAAMEPEVLDLAYFLNRMGARIEGAGTNTITIQGVRKLQGGEYSLISDRVQAGSYLLAGAITHGDVTVEGVHPEHLQPLNLKMRECGVNVTEGNDWVRVQNPNRHNATDITTMPFPGFPTDLQQPMCAFLTLANGASVVREQVYDGRNKHVGELQRMGADIKATDGRTFIINGVDRLTAARVEAHDLRGGAAMIIAALAAEGESLVSGAEYVDRGYQGFEEALNNLGGSIERVALEAEDSAVVSSTP
- a CDS encoding metalloregulator ArsR/SmtB family transcription factor is translated as MADKNQKTLIDMETLERVAPVIRNAAHPLRLRIIDFLRLQDHPCNVTEIVEATGVGQAVVSQQLRILKDQGLLSSKRMGNHVLYEIANKSVLLLLECIRKHPDYC